Below is a genomic region from Terriglobales bacterium.
GCGCTTTCAGGCCCTGATTCAATCGGATCTGTTCGCCGCCGCCGTTCGCCGCTAGCGCCTGCTGTTAACGTAAGAGGCCCGGTGCTCCGGGCCTTTGCTTTTCAGCCACGAACCGCCGACCACTAGCCACTGCTCCTTCAGACGCAGCACGCCTTCTGGAACTCCTTGCCGACGTCCTTCGCATCGCTGGCCTCCTCCGCATCGCCCTTGAAGACGTAGACCTCCCAGCGGTAGCCGGAGGGATCCGTCGCCCAGATCTTGTCCTGCACCGCGTAGCAGCACGTCGTGTTCATCTCGTCCGTGGTCTTGATCCCGGCCTCGGAGAGGCGGCGCTTGTATTCCAGTACTTCCGCCGTCGAATCCACGCGGATGCCCAGGTGGCTCAGGCCCTG
It encodes:
- a CDS encoding ArsI/CadI family heavy metal resistance metalloenzyme, whose amino-acid sequence is MENKLHVSLDVVNLDKSVRFYTALFGAQPTKLKPGYAKFDLAAPAVNLTMQEKEHCCLQGLSHLGIRVDSTAEVLEYKRRLSEAGIKTTDEMNTTCCYAVQDKIWATDPSGYRWEVYVFKGDAEEASDAKDVGKEFQKACCV